One window from the genome of Brachyhypopomus gauderio isolate BG-103 unplaced genomic scaffold, BGAUD_0.2 sc82, whole genome shotgun sequence encodes:
- the LOC143493167 gene encoding uncharacterized protein LOC143493167 — protein MFLLRQKLSTEQPCRHTVGTADRRRLNRSSAPDVEKWLARHKAAREERLTLSERVRGHGGRRHGYSTLCLAARGLSEAPCALWQMRELEKLNLSLNRLCSLPPALGALRNLAVLNLWGNELASLPPEIGLLQNLRVLFAHRNSLSAVPEELGHCGSLEVLSLAGNCLSTLPGGLAAAGRLAKLNLSHNRLAQVPACVYAMRGLRFLHLGHNLLEDVGEQIQDLAGLKILIVEENRLNGLPRVLCHLTALELLNVDFNNLQNLPGEMYRLWRLERLASHPLDKGLHIIHNPLLKPIQEALQGGLEALYSYLKPA, from the coding sequence ATGTTCCTACTACGACAAAAGTTATCGACGGAGCAACCTTGCAGGCACACCGTTGGAACGGCGGATAGGCGGCGGCTGAACAGAAGCTCCGCCCCCGATGTCGAGAAATGGCTGGCGAGGCACAAGGCCGCTCGCGAGGAGAGGCTGACCTTGTCCGAGCGCGTCCGTGGCCACGGCGGCCGACGCCACGGCTACAGCACGCTCTGCCTGGCGGCCCGGGGTCTGTCCGAGGCGCCGTGCGCCCTCTGGCAGATGCGTGAGCTGGAGAAGCTCAACTTGTCCCTGAACAGGCTGTGCTCGCTTCCCCCCGCCCTCGGGGCCCTCCGCAACCTGGCCGTGCTCAACCTGTGGGGCAACGAGCTCGCCAGCCTGCCGCCCGAGATCGGCCTGCTGCAGAACCTGCGGGTGCTCTTCGCCCACCGCAACAGCCTGAGCGCCGTGCCCGAGGAGCTGGGCCACTGCGGCTCTCTGGAGGTGCTCAGCCTGGCGGGCAACTGCCTCAGCACCCTGCCTGGGGGGCTGGCGGCGGCCGGCAGGCTGGCCAAGCTCAACCTCAGCCACAATCGGCTGGCGCAAGTGCCCGCGTGCGTCTACGCCATGCGGGGCCTCCGCTTCCTGCATCTGGGCCACAATCTCCTGGAGGACGTCGGCGAGCAGATCCAGGACCTGGCTGGCCTGAAGATCCTGATCGTGGAGGAGAATCGCCTCAACGGGCTGCCCAGGGTTCTGTGCCACCTGACCGCACTGGAGCTCCTCAACGTGGACTTCAATAACCTGCAGAACCTCCCTGGAGAGATGTACCGGCTTTGGAGGCTGGAGAGGCTGGCGTCCCATCCGCTCGATAAGGGCCTTCACATAATTCATAACCCTCTGCTGAAACCCATCCAGGAGGCACTGCAGGGTGGTCTTGAAGCTCTCTACAGCTATCTCAAGCCAGCCTGA